CTGGAGGGAATGGCTGCGGGGCCAGCCATTCAAGCCCGCTGGCAGAGCCCTGGCAGCGAACTGCCGGCAGACCACCCGGCCTGGGAGATCGAATCCTTTTACATTGCGGAGTCCATCACAACGGGCATTCTGCTTCACTCCCCTCAAAAGGTCATCTTGGGCGGAGGGGTGATGCAGCAAAGTCATCTGTTTCCCATGATCCGGCATCAGGTTGTACGGAATCTGAATGGTTATGTGAATGCAGCCCCAATAACGCAACATATTGACCAATATATTGTCCAGCCTGGATTGGGCCAGCACGCAGGACTATGCGGTGCCCTCGCATTGGGTTTAGAAGCATTGCAGCATGAAACATATGTTTCATAGCGTTTGATATGTATGGACGTCCCAGAAGGGGCGGATGCAGGTTCACTTATCTAAGAGACTGCGCCGCCCTTTGTGGGATTTTTGTCTCATCTACTATATGAAAAGAGGGAATGCTCATGAAAATCATCTTCCGTTCCATTGGTTGTGTTCTATTATCATGTGTCCTTGGATCTTCTGCTGCTGGAGCCTATTTCACAACATCTGTTATGGAGACAACTGCCTCGCAAAGGATAGAACAGACCTCCAAGGAATCAGCAAAACAGGGGGAGGTGGTTCAAATGTTAACCAAAGTGTCTAAGGCAATAACGAATTTGTCAGATTGGACATTGCAAGGTAGAGGCAATCTGGAAGATACGGATGATGGACTTCGTCTGACTTCGGACGCCGGGGAGAATGTGATGGCCATATCGGCTACACGAGCCGATAATTTTATCTTTGAAGCTGATTTGATGATTCAGAATATGAAAGCGGATACAAGTCTTGTTTTTCGATCCAATGATACAGGTTGGTCTTCATATATGCTGCAAGTGGTTCCTCAGGCTGGTGTAATACGTCTAAGAGATGCCAGTGGACAGCCGGGAACGTTAAATGTAGAACATAAAGAAAACCTGGAATCTGGGAGTATCTATCATCTGAAAGTGAAGGCGGACGGAGAAAGCCTTCAGGTATATTGGGATAATCGGTATGACCCGGTGATTGATGTGAAAGACAGTGCCTACTCGTCAGGGAATCTGGGGCTCCATGTATGGGATGGGTCGGCTTTGTTCCAGAATGTGCAGGTTAGTACAATGAATGGCAATATCGGCAAAACGATTAGCAGCGTAGGTGAATGGCAGCCGGATTTGAAAGGATATAAAGGGAAAGCAAACGCGCAGGGGAAAGGAAGGGTCATTTACGAGAAAGCGACATCTGATTTTGTATATGAAGGAAATATATCTCTTGCCAATGCGAGTACCTCAGCAGCGCTGCTATTCAGGGCAAATGCAGATGGAACGAAGGGATATGAAGCAGCCCTGATTCGGGAAGGAGAAGAAGTTCGGGTGCAACTTCGAAAAGCGGACGGTACCGTGCTCGCCAGCTCGAATAGCAAGGTTCCAAGCCAACCGGGAGCGAGGCATCACATCGAAGTTATAGCCTCGGGCAGCTTGATTCAAATCTATGTAGATGGGTACACGCCTGCGGCTGTTGAGGTAACAGATAAAAGCTACGCTAATGGAAATGCTGGACTTGTCGTGCAACAAGGCATCGCTTATTTTCAGGATATCTATGTAACGGAAGAGTCGGTGTACTATAAAGAAAACTATCGTCCCCAGTACCATTATTCTCCGATTCGAGGATCGGCAAGTGATCCAAACGGGCTGGTCTATTACGAAGGAGAATATCATCTGTTTCATCAGGATGGAGGCACCTGGGCTCATGCCGTCAGTTCTGATCTGGTAAATTGGAAGCGTTTACCTATTGCGTTACCTTGGAATGATCAGGGCCATGTATGGTCGGGATCAGCAATTGCTGATCTGAATAATGCCTCCGGTCTGTTCACGGATTCGGGCGGAAAAGGTCTGATTGCGTACTACACTTCCTATCATCCAGATAAACCTGGTGGCAATCAGCGTATCGGCCTCGCCTATAGTACTGATCAAGGCCGGAATTGGCAATACGCCAAAGATCGTCCGATTGTCATTGAGAATCCGGGCAAGAATGGTGATGATCCGGGAAGCTGGGATTTCCGTGATCCGAAGGTCGTCCGGGATGAAGATCACAACCGTTGGGTGATGGTGGTGTCCGGCGGGGATCACATCCGGTTCTTTACTTCAACCAATCTGCTCGATTGGACCTTAACCGATAACTTCGGATATGGCGATTATGTTCGAGGTGGTGTGTGGGAGTGTCCCGATCTGATTCAGCTGCCTGTAGATGGAACGGGGCAACGTAAGTGGGTGCTAATGATCAGTACAGGGGCCAATCCGAAAACTCAGGGATCAGATGCGGAATATTTTGTAGGCCAGCTAACAGCTGATGGGAAATTCCTGAACGATCATCCGTCGGGGCAAGTGTTGAGAACGGACTTCGGTAAGGAGTTCTACGCATCGATGTCCTTTGCGAATATGCAGGACCAGCGGAAAATCATGCTGGCATGGATGACGAACTGGGATTATCCGTTTGAATTCCCAACTTCCTCATGGAAAGGGCAACTGACCATACCAAGAGAAATCTCTCTTCGAACCACGGATGAAGGAGTACGTTTGGTACAAACACCAATCACTGAACTCCAGACACTGCGGCATAACCTGTATAGTGCACAACAAATGATCGTTGGCCCAAAAACAAAAAATCCGCTTGATGGGCTAACGGCAGGGGCATATGAGATTGAAGCTGAAGTGGAAATTCCGGCTAACAGCTCTGTAACCGAGTTTGGCTTTCAACTGCGTCAAAGAGAAGGGCAGAAGACCACCGTAGGATACAGAGTAAATACGCAGAACATGTTCGTGGATCGCACCGCTTCGGGGGACGTAAGCTTCTCCGACTTATTCACCAAGGTACACGAGGCCCCGTTACAACCTGAAAATCGAAAGGTGAAGTTACGTATATTCGTCGATGAATCCTCTATAGAGGTCTTTGGTAATGATGGCAAGGTTGCCTTCTCAGATGTCATTTTTCCAGATCCGGCGGGAAGGGCAATGGCTTTCTATAGCCTGGGTGGGGAA
Above is a window of Paenibacillus sp. E222 DNA encoding:
- a CDS encoding GH32 C-terminal domain-containing protein encodes the protein MLTKVSKAITNLSDWTLQGRGNLEDTDDGLRLTSDAGENVMAISATRADNFIFEADLMIQNMKADTSLVFRSNDTGWSSYMLQVVPQAGVIRLRDASGQPGTLNVEHKENLESGSIYHLKVKADGESLQVYWDNRYDPVIDVKDSAYSSGNLGLHVWDGSALFQNVQVSTMNGNIGKTISSVGEWQPDLKGYKGKANAQGKGRVIYEKATSDFVYEGNISLANASTSAALLFRANADGTKGYEAALIREGEEVRVQLRKADGTVLASSNSKVPSQPGARHHIEVIASGSLIQIYVDGYTPAAVEVTDKSYANGNAGLVVQQGIAYFQDIYVTEESVYYKENYRPQYHYSPIRGSASDPNGLVYYEGEYHLFHQDGGTWAHAVSSDLVNWKRLPIALPWNDQGHVWSGSAIADLNNASGLFTDSGGKGLIAYYTSYHPDKPGGNQRIGLAYSTDQGRNWQYAKDRPIVIENPGKNGDDPGSWDFRDPKVVRDEDHNRWVMVVSGGDHIRFFTSTNLLDWTLTDNFGYGDYVRGGVWECPDLIQLPVDGTGQRKWVLMISTGANPKTQGSDAEYFVGQLTADGKFLNDHPSGQVLRTDFGKEFYASMSFANMQDQRKIMLAWMTNWDYPFEFPTSSWKGQLTIPREISLRTTDEGVRLVQTPITELQTLRHNLYSAQQMIVGPKTKNPLDGLTAGAYEIEAEVEIPANSSVTEFGFQLRQREGQKTTVGYRVNTQNMFVDRTASGDVSFSDLFTKVHEAPLQPENRKVKLRIFVDESSIEVFGNDGKVAFSDVIFPDPAGRAMAFYSLGGEVKVSSMKVYALDNIWRKSTSSKAQVIADIQRRTANVGQTQTLYATVEGRPGKGATQTLKWKVSNPKVVQIVHSDKTKATVRAVGGGEAVVTVSTADGKASAQIPITVSSGIFHTNLSGWKSDKSSAQWLISKQGIQGNYSGDTQYIAQETAGDFQYDADLTLGAQGGAGSIVFRASEDGRSGYYLNMDPNLKSIRLFYKVDGKIENRQVLAQIPRFVRKDHTYHIQIQANGPRIQVDVDGERVLDLQDGTFAEGHFGLHVFGGNASFQNVNAIHRKKAELEQVMIYNAGRPVTVQAVPSEAGEVIKVAEETENASEGFRWVLVPTGDDSGSYSIRTLSGMSLDWDVGQNRIQLYSYLGYANQRWNISKNEDGTMRITSSHNGKALGISEDGAELVMDEYRQENEYQKWVIKQQ